A genomic window from Quercus lobata isolate SW786 chromosome 10, ValleyOak3.0 Primary Assembly, whole genome shotgun sequence includes:
- the LOC115965791 gene encoding kinesin-like protein KIN-14A, which translates to MERMPSLLDIDHPCAQRQIADARRAIEAIPEEDDHLQETSHAHRASADLGSGSEVDVAQWNVLEFNTGSTTPFIIKCGANSNSELVIKADARVQEPKGGEIVRVVPRPSVLENMSLEEIKQVFSQLP; encoded by the exons ATGGAACGGATGCCTTCCCTTCTTGATATTGATCATCCATGTGCACAGAGGCAAATTGCTGATGCTCGCCGTGCGATTGAG GCAATTCCGGAAGAAGATGACCACCTTCAAGAGACATCACATGCTCACAGAGCATCTGCAGATTTGGGGTCTGGTTCTGAAGTCGATGTGGCTCAGTGGAATGTCTTGGAGTTTAACACAGGCTCAACAACCCCGTTTATAATTAAATGTGGTGCAAACTCAAATTCCGAACTGGTTATTAAAGCAGATGCCAGGGTTCAGGAACCTAAAGGTGGTGAGATAGTGAGGGTTGTTCCAAGACCATCTGTTTTGGAAAACATGAGCTTGGAAGAGATTAAACAGGTGTTCTCTCAACTCCCCTAG